From Bradyrhizobium sp. AZCC 1610:
CCTCGACGATGTCGACTTCGGTCTCGAGCGACTTGTTCTCCTCGACCGTGATCACGCCTTCATTGCCGACCTTCTGCATCGCCTGCGCGATCATCTTGCCGATGGCCGCGTCGCCGTTGGCCGAGATGGTGCCGATCTGGGCGACTTCGGACGAAGAGGCGACCGGCTTGGCGCGCTTCTCGATATCCTTGACGACGGCGAGGACTGCGATGTCGATGCCGCGCTTGAGGTCCATCGGGTTCATGCCGGCGGCGACCGACTTGGCGCCTTCGCGCACGATCGCCTGCGCCAGCACGGTCGCGGTGGTGGTGCCGTCGCCGGCGGTGTCGTTGGTCTTGGAGGCGACTTCGCGCAGCATCTGCGCGCCCATGTTCTCGAACTTGTCCTCGAGCTCAATCTCCTTGGCGACGGTGACGCCATCCTTGGTGATGCGGGGAGCGCCGAAGCTCTTGTCGATGACGACGTTGCGGCCCTTGGGGCCGAGCGTCACCTTCACGGCGTTGGCGAGAATATCGACGCCGCGCAGCATGCGGTCGCGGGCGTCGCCGGAAAATTTAACGTCTTTGGCAGCCATTTGAATTGCTCCTGGAAATTGGGGTAAATCAGCCGCTGCTCTTCCTCGCCGTCATTGCCGGGCTTGACCCGGCAATCCATCGCCTTCGCGTGACTCTTCCGAAGAATGATGGATGCCCGGGTCAAGCCCGGGCATGACGATTGGTGTGCGGCGGCGGTTCGGGTCTATTCGGTCAGCTCAGCACGCCCATGATGTCGGACTCCTTCATGATCAGGAGTTCCTCGCCGTCGAGCTTGACCTCGGTACCCGACCATTTGCCGAACAGCACGCGGTCGCCGACCTGAAGGTCGATCGGAATCAGCTTGCCGGCCTCGTCGCGGCCGCCCGGGCCCACGGCGGTGATTTCGCCTTGCGACGGCTTTTCCTTGGCGCTGTCGGGAATGATGATGCCGCCCTTGGTCTTCTCTTCGGCATCGATGCGCTTTACCACGACGCGGTCGTGCAGCGGACGAAATTTGGATTTAGCCATGACGTCTCCTCTTGAAGTTC
This genomic window contains:
- a CDS encoding co-chaperone GroES; the encoded protein is MAKSKFRPLHDRVVVKRIDAEEKTKGGIIIPDSAKEKPSQGEITAVGPGGRDEAGKLIPIDLQVGDRVLFGKWSGTEVKLDGEELLIMKESDIMGVLS